From Medicago truncatula cultivar Jemalong A17 chromosome 7, MtrunA17r5.0-ANR, whole genome shotgun sequence, a single genomic window includes:
- the LOC11421654 gene encoding transcription factor bHLH48, whose translation MEQATVGLSGSIHDDSVQFDEEIQGIMIPAPAPENASSFTALLELPPTLAVELLHLPEQKPYLPNSSNGNLTFPTNAALIERAAKFSVFAGENSSPGDSRLFPVESVKNEPQETDSNPCSTQECVSDPAENKNQRNVKRKEREKKGKASSSKKSKSIADETSGAGEKLPYVHVRVRRGQATDSHSLAERARREKINARMKLLQELVPGCEKISGTALVLDEIINHVQTLQRQVEILSMKLAAVNPRIDFNLDRLLAADGSSLMDSNLPSTMVTPLVWPEMPLNSNRQHYQQQWQFDAFHQPLWGREEDNHNFTTPENSLLSYNSSANSASLHSNQLKMEL comes from the exons ATGGAACAAGCTACAGTAGGATTAAGTGGATCCATTCACGACGATTCTGTTCAATTTGACGAAGAAATTCAAGGAATTATGATTCCGGCGCCGGCACCGGAAAACGCAAGCTCATTCACAGCACTGTTAGAGCTTCCACCTACGCTGGCGGTTGAGCTACTTCATTTGCCTGAGCAGAAACCCTATCTTCCGAACTCTTCTAACGGGAATTTAACTTTTCCTACTAACGCCGCGTTGATTGAACGCGCCGCGAAATTCTCAGTGTTCGCCGGAGAGAATTCTTCACCGGGAGATTCGCGGCTGTTTCCGGTGGAAAGTGTGAAGAACGAGCCTCAAGAGACTGATTCGAATCCTTGCTCGACGCAAGAGTGTGTTTCGGATCCAGCTGAGAATAAGAATCAGAGAAACGTGAAGAGAAAAGAGCGAGAGAAGAAG GGTAAAGCGTCGTCGTCGAAGAAGAGCAAAAGCATCGCCGATGAAACTTCCGGTGCCGGTGAGAAGCTTCCCTATGTTCATGTTCGCGTTCGACGAGGTCAAGCTACTGATAGCCATAGCTTAGCAGAACGA GCTAGGAGAGAGAAGATTAACGCTCGTATGAAGCTTTTACAAGAGCTGGTCCCAGGCTGCGAGAAG ATATCTGGAACGGCGTTGGTTCTGGATGAGATCATCAACCATGTGCAAACTCTACAACGTCAAGTGGAG ATCTTATCAATGAAACTGGCAGCTGTTAACCCAAGAATTGATTTCAACTTAGACAGGTTATTGGCTGCTGAT GGGTCATCTTTAATGGACAGTAACTTACCTAGCACCATGGTTACACCTTTGGTGTGGCCAGAAATGCCACTCAACAGTAACAGACAGCATTATCAACAACAGTGGCAATTCGATGCATTTCATCAACCACTCTGGGGAAGGGAAGAAGACAATCATAATTTCACGACTCCAGAAAACTCACTTTTGAGTTATAACTCCTCAGCAAATTCAG CATCTCTGCACTCAAATCAATTGAAGATGGAGCTCTGA